The following nucleotide sequence is from Lepus europaeus isolate LE1 chromosome 16, mLepTim1.pri, whole genome shotgun sequence.
atattcaaagttgTGCAGCAAATATGTATGTCCCCACCATGTAAACATAGCAGTTATACTTTATTGATTTCACCATGTATCTATAAACTTACCCATGCCCTTTCTCTATCTACcaacctttatttctttttgataacACTTCAGAGAAAGTTGCAGCTAttatattttactaaaatattttataattcagtATTAATACagttttttcttagaaaaattcatatgaaatgaaaTGCACAACTCATAAATAGATCAGGTAGCGAGTTCTGGGTTATGCCTAAGCAGTTGCAGTTGAATGAGTGCTGAGCAGTTCATGCCTGTGTGACCCAAACTTGCTCCACAGCACACTTCCCTATACTTCTGTTCCATCATCGCTCCCTTCTCCAGAGGCAACCACTGTTTAGATTTCTTTCTACCATGTGTCAGTTTTGCCTGTTGGAGAAGTTACAAAGAATAGAAGTTTATAGTAGGAACTCTTTGTGCAAGGCTTCCTTCACTCagaaaatctttaagaagaatttttggagccggcattgtggcacaacaggttaaaactccagcctgaagcaccggcatcccatatgggcgccggttcgagtcccggctgctcctcttccaatccagctctctgctatggcttgggatagcagtagaagagggtccaagtccttgggtccctgatcctgcgtgggagacctggaggaagctcctagctcctggcttcggatcagctcagctctggccattgcagtcatttggggagtgaaccagcggaatggaagacctctctctctggctctacctctctgtaactctatctttcaaataaataaaataattctttaaaaaatacaagaaaaagaagaatttttaaaagcttacttatcaattgtttatttatctgaaagtcagagcaacagagagaggaagggagggagggagagaaggagaaagagagagaaagagagaattcttccatctgctagttcactccaacAGTTGGGGTTAGGCTAGggcaaagacaggaaccaggaactccatctggtcttgCACATAGGTGGTAGTAACCCAAATAGCTGAACTATCATCTTCCACCTCCCTGGGTACACATCAACGGGaggctggatcagatgcagaggcAGTCCTGAGAACTctaatacgggatgtgggcaccccaagtggtggcttaacaggctgtgcCGAAGGACTCATTGCACTCAGTTGTATGTTGGGAATTCACCCATCCTCTTCATGTATCAGCACTTTGCTCCTTAGATCAGTGCTGAATGCATCCCATGGTATAAATCACTGCAATTTGCTTATCCATTCTCCTAGAATGGACACAGCCTTTTTTCAATATTTGCTTATATGAATAAAGCTATCACGCACATCACTTGAAAGTCTGTGTGGACATATGGTTTCGTTTTCCTTATGTGTATGTCTATGACTGAAATTGCAGTGTCAAGGAGTAAATACatgttcagttttatttttgtaaaatgccAAAACTTTTCCCACAGTGGTTTGGCACTTTCTACTCCCTCCAACCCCACGTGAGAGCCCTGGTGCTCCACATGCATACGAACATTTGTATTTGGGCAGTGTAGCCTGCTATGGGTGCGTAGGGTTATGTAATTATGATTTTAATCAACATTTACTTAATAGCTAGTGGTGTTACACAGTTTTTCAAGTGCTTTTTATCCATCTGCCTATCTTCACTTGTGGAGCAGCTGTTTTCAACTTTTAACCATTTTAAACTGGattctttatcattttatataaatgcttTCAAGCAGAAGTAATGGAGAATCCTAATTTGGGTCCTTTggttattttatgcattttctttgTTCCCAAAGTCCTTCCCCACCTCGCTGCTTCTTAGCATCTGTTTCTGTCTTCTTCTCTGACTCAACGTGCAGCTGCAAGTGCAGAGGCTTCCCTTGTTCATGTCAGGTTTGCTCACAATCTATGGGTCTGGTCAAGGAAGCCACATTTTCCACTAAATGAGAGTCTTGACATAGCTTTTCCTGTGGGGCTGATACGGTGGAGGCCTTAAGAGATCTCAGGAGGGGCATTTTATTGTGAGTGGGAGAGAATTCATTAACTTACTCATTTCTCTGCtccttttccctcctctctccatgGCTAGGTCACATGGACTCAAGTTATGTATTAGCTCTTTATTACTACAATAAAATACCTAAGACCAGCTACTTAGGACAGAAGCAAATTTGttttggctcatggctttggaggttcacagtccaagtcAGCTCCACTGATTTCGCATCTGGTGACGCATTCCTGCTCACAGAGTCCCAAGGTGACACAAAGCACCATATGGCAAAGGAGAacatgtgtctgtatgtgtctctccttattttattatgtatttttgtttgctttgcaaTAACACAAACCCAATGTAATAAAACACATTCCCTTACCACATGCCTCCACCCCCCAACAACTTCAAGCctagagaatgtgtgtgtgtgtacatatacatagaCACATCATTTTTTAAGCCTTCTGATGATGTTGTGACACTTTAAGCAGACATTCCCAGGAAGTTTCTAATTGCATAgtactttataatatttttttaaagctgatgGTAGAAATTTCAGAcaccttaaaaagatttatttggggccagtgctgtggaacagtgggttaagaagctgtctgcaatgctggcatccattatgggtgctggttcaagtcccagctgctgctcaacttcccatccaactccctgctaatgcacctgggaaagcagcagaagatggctcaagtgcttgggcccctgtacccatgtgagagacttgggtgAAACTCcaagttcccccccccccattactgGTTACTTTATTAGGGTTATCAGTCCCGGCTCCAGTGGGAAAGACAGGATGAGGGACAGGGAATATAAGGTCAGGGCACATTCAGCAGTGGGTACCCAGGGTCCTGCAGCCACGGTGGACAAAGGAGGCAGGCAGCACCCTCTTATCCCAGGTGCCAGCTGAGCAGGGCCACAGGGTCAGCTCCACACACCTCACAACAAGCATCTGTCCTGCTTCTGCGTGGGTCCTGGGCACCCCAGCCAGGTCGTCAAGCATAGCCAGGCCCCTGAGCTTTCCTGATTTCCTGCCTGAGCCTCTGTCACCTCATACACAGCAAGGCTCTgagcccccagcctctcctggcACCTCGCCTGCATCGGTGCAAGGGGCCTGGGCAGAGGGCTCTCTGGGGGGGTATGGCAGGGGCACAGCCTGGGGGCAGGTCCCACCTCAGAGAGCGCCTCCTTCAGTGTCGCATAGGCTTTGTCCAGGTTGTCACTGATGATGACCAGGTCAAACAGGCCGGGCTCCTTGCTGCTGTCCATGTCGGCCCGGGCAGCGGCCAGCCGCTTCGCCAGGCTCTCCGCAGTCTCAGTGTTGCGCTGCCGTAGCCGCTGCTCCAGCACGTCCAGGGAGGGCGGCTGCACAGAGATGTAGATGGATCGCAAGTCAGTCTTCTTGATGTTGCGGACGCCCTGCAGGTCCACGTCCAGTACACAGATACGGTTCATGGCCTGCACGGCCTGCACGGCTGCCTTGCTCGTCCCGTACAGGTTCCCCGAGAACTCCGCGTGCTCAGCGAAGTCACCGGCAGCAATGTCGTGCTGCATTACCTCCCTGGTCACAAAGTAGTAATCTTTGCCGTTCTCCTCGCCGGGCCATGGGTCCCATGTGGTAGGGGAGACGCTGAAGCCAAAGATGCCCCCATA
It contains:
- the LOC133775069 gene encoding guanylate kinase-like, with the protein product MEYGGIFGFSVSPTTWDPWPGEENGKDYYFVTREVMQHDIAAGDFAEHAEFSGNLYGTSKAAVQAVQAMNRICVLDVDLQGVRNIKKTDLRSIYISVQPPSLDVLEQRLRQRNTETAESLAKRLAAARADMDSSKEPGLFDLVIISDNLDKAYATLKEALSEVGPAPRLCPCHTPPESPLPRPLAPMQARCQERLGAQSLAVYEVTEAQAGNQESSGAWLCLTTWLGCPGPTQKQDRCLL